GCGACGACGATGGACGGATCGAACGCGGCGGGATCGGACGCGAACGGGGCCGAAACCGGCGACAGGGCGGGGTCGGTCCGGGGCGTCGCCGGGCGGCTGGTCCCGGGGCCGGTCCGGCGCAGCTACGCGCTGAAGTTCGCAGTCGCGATGGCGGTCGTAATCTTGTTGGTCACGGCCGTCGGGGTCGGGAGCTACGTCCAGATCCGGGGGATCATCGACGACGACGCGGAGAACACGCTCCGGTCGACGGCGACGGTGCAGGCCGACTCGGTCGGCGAGTGGCTGGCAGGCATGCGGGCGCAGGTCCGGGGATTCTCGGGGTCGAACGTCTACGCCACCGAGAACCCGGAGCGGATCGGCGAGACGCTCGAGGCCTCGCAGGTACAGGCCAGCGCGGACGTGGCGGGGATCCACTACGTCGGCGCCGACGGGACGATCCTCGCCAGCACGGTCGCCGACCTCGAGGGGAGCGCGGTCGACGCCAGGCGACCGGACTGGGCGGGGCCGATCGCGGTGGCGCGGAACGCGTCGGGCGACGAGTTCCGCGTCGGCGTCTCGAACCGAGCCTACGAGTCCAACGGTCGCCTGCTGATGGCCTTCGCCGGGCGGGTCCGCGTCGGGGAGGGTGTGCTCGTCGTCGTCGGCGACGTGCGCGCCGACTTCGAGCAGCTCCACCGGACCCGCTCGATCGTCCGGACGCAGCTGCTGAACCCCGAGGGGCAGAACGTGTTCGCCTCCCGGCAGACTGCGCCGAGCCCGCTGGCGGAGACGGCGGCGTTCGAGCGGGCGGTCGCGGGGGAGCCGGCGAGCCGCGAGCGGGCCTCGGACGTGCTCGCGTTCGCGCCGGTCCCGGACACTCCGTGGGTCGTCGTGACCGAGGCGCCCAAATCGCAGCTCTACCAGGCCAGCGAGACCGTCGGGCGGAACGTGGTCGTCCTCGTCGCCGCCTCGATCACGACGCTCGCGGTCGTCGGGTTCGTCCTCGGCCGCGGGACCGTCGTCCCGCTGCTCCGGTTGCGTCGACGCGCGGAGGCCATGGCGGACGGCGACCTCGACGTGGACCTCTCGACGACCCGCGAGGACGAGATCGGGCGGCTGTTCGTCGCGTTCGACGACATGCGCGAGGCGCTGCGGAGCCAGATCCGGGAAGCGGAGACAGCGCGCGAGCGCGCAGAGCGCTCGCGCGCGGAACTCGAACGGCAGAACGAGCGCCTCGACCAGTTCGCCAGTACCGTCTCTCACGACCTTCGCAACCCGCTGAACGTCGCCAGCGGACACCTCCAGCTGATCGATCGGAAAGTCGACGACGTGGGCGAGGACGCTGCCGAAGCGCTGGACGCACACGTCGAGAAGATCGACTCCGCTCACCTGCGGATGGAGGAGATAATCAGCGACGTGCTGGCGCTGGCCCGACAGGGCCAGGACATCGAGGAGACCCAGTCGGTCGACCTGGCGACCGTCGCTCGCGACGCCTGGGCGACCGTCGACAGCGGGTCGGCGACGCTGACGGTGCCCGAGTCCCGCACTATCGCGGCGGACCCCGACCGCCTCCGACAGGCCTTCGAGAACCTCTTCCGGAACAGCGTGGAACACGGTTCCACGAGCAGTCGGCCAGGGGCCGACGACGCCGTCGAGCACGGCTCGACGAGCCCTCGGTCGCAAGCTCCCGAGGACACTGTGGAACACGGTTCCACGAGCAGTCGGCCAGGGGCCGACGACGCCGTCGAGCACGGCTCGACGAGCCCTCGGTCGCAAGCTCCCGAGGACACCGTGGAACACGGTTCCTCCGGCGACGACGCGGACGGCGACGCCCTGACGGTCACGGTCGAACTCACCGACACCGGCTTCGCCGTCGCCGACGACGGCACCGGCATCCCACCCGAAACCGTCGACGATGTCTTCGAATACGGGCACACGACCGACGAGGACGGCACCGGCTTCGGCCTCGCCATCGTCGACACCGTCGTCGAAGCGCACGGCTGGACCGTCACCGTCGACCGCGACTACGACGAGGGCGCCCGCTTCGTCGTCTCCGACGCGTTCGACGACGACGTCGACACCGACGACCGCGAACCCTGATCTGTCGCCGACAGCACTGTCCCTGATACTCGAGTCGTGCCCTGGAAAACGCCAACTCCAGCACTGTTATCGGTTCGAGCCGTTAGAATCTTTACTGATAACTACGACACTACCGTTTTAGGCGTCACCCCGAAACTGTCGGATATGCGAAGACGACGATTCCTGTCGGGCGTCGGCGCCGGGTCGCTCGCGGGGGTGGCGGGCTGCGGTGGGATTCTGGGGTCCGGCGAGGAGTCGACTGCGGTGGGGCCGCCGCGGCTGTCGGTCGACGGGCGATGGCTCACCGACCCGGCGGGGAACCGCATCGTCCTGCGGGGCGTGAACGTTCCGGGGCCGGTGTGGGGGAGCGAGCGGGCCGACGCCCGCGGGAAGGGGTACCGGGAGACGCTGGAACTCGCGACCGACGCCGGAGCGGGCTGGCACAGCCGCGTTCTCCGGGTCCCCGCGACGCCCCAGACCCTCGACAGCGTGGGCGTCGAGCGGTTCGCACGCGAGTATCTCGACGAGATCGTCGCGCTGGCGGCCGAGCGGGGCGTCTACCTGTTGATCGACTACCACGCGACCGAGCGCTACGACACGGACGCCATCGACGACCGACTGCGGCGCTTCTGGCGGACGGTCGCGCCGCGCTACGCCGAGGAGAGTCACGTGCTCTACGAACTGTTCAACGAACCGACCGAGCCGGCGACGGGGGGGATCGAGGCCTGGCGGACCTGGAAAGAACACGCCGAACCGTGGGTGGCGTTCGTCCGCGAGCGGGCGCCGGAGACCCCCGTCGTCGTCGGCTCCCCGCGGTGGTCGTCGCTGACGGCGTACGCCGCCGAAGAGCCCTTGGCCGACGACGCCGTCGTCTATTCCGCGCACGTCTACCCTTCCTGGGAACCGGAGACCTGGGAGGCGACGTTCGGCGACCCGGCGCTGTCGGTCCCGGTGTTCGTCACCGAGTGGGGGTACGTCGACGACGCGAACGTCGACTCGCATTTCGCCGCCACGACGTCGTCGTGGGGCCGACCCTTCCGGGCGTGGCTCACGAGTCACGACAACGTCGGCTGGTGCGCCCGCGCGTTCGACTCCCGGTGGGTCCCGCCGATGTTCGACGCCGAGTGGACCCTCCGCGGCGGCGACCGATACATGGGGGAACTCGTCAAGCGGTGGCTGGCGGCCGAGCGCGAGCGCCACTGGCCGCCGGCGGGCGCGGACGCGCCGACCGCGACGGTAGTACCGACCGACCGCCCACCGGGACCGCCCGAGAGCCTGGGGCTCTCGTCGATCGGGGAGACGACGGCGACGCTCGTGTGGGTGGCGCCAGCGAGCCCGAACGGCAGCGACGTGGTGCAGTACCGCATCGCGCTCGACGACGAGCCGCGAATCGTTCGGGGGTCTCGCCAGTCGTACGAGCTGACGGGGCTCAGCCCGGGCGAGCGCTACACAGTGAGCGCCACCGCGGTCGACGGGGCCGGTCGGGAGTCACGCCCTGCGACCGTCCAGTTCACGACGGTCACCCCCGCCGAAGCGACGGCGACGATCCCCGCCGCCGGCGACGCGCCGACCGTCGATCGGTCGGTAGAAGACGCCTGGGCCGACACGCCGCCCCACCCGATCGACGCGCGGGTCTGGGCGGAGACGGCGTCGGACGTGACCGGCGAGTGGCGAGCGCTGTGGAACGGGCGCGCGCTGTACGTCCTCGTCACGGTGACCGACGAGGCGGTGCTGGACCACGACGCGGTCGAACTGTACCTCGACCTGGCACACGACGGCGGCGAGGAGTACGACGGCGCGAACGACCTCCAGCTCGTCGTCGAGGCGGGCTCCGGCCGGGTGACGCCGGGAGCCAACTCGGCCACCGCTGACCCCGTCGACGCGGCGGTGACCGAGACGGGCGACGGCTGGCGGACCGAGATCGCGGTGCCCTGGGAACCCTACGGCGTCGTGCCCTTCGCCGGCGACCGCCTCGGTATGGACGTCCACGTCGTCGACGACGCCGAAGGGGGCGTCAGGCGCGACGCGAAGGTCGCCTGGCACGACGACTCCGACGCCGTCTGGGAGACCCCCTCTGCGATGGCCACCGTCGCGCTCGGCGACTGAGCGCGGCCGGCGCGCCGCCGGTCCGCGACCGCGCCGTCTGGCGACCACTTCCGCTCCGGTCCCGACAGTCTTTAGCCGGCCGTCGGCAATGGTCGGGCAGATGGCGAACTCGAACGCGAAGGGCGACCGCCGCGAGCGCGAACTCGTCAACGAACTCGACGCGGCGGGGTTCGCGGTCATGCGCGCGCCCGCCAGCGGGAGCGCCACCGAGCGCGAGCTCCCCGACGTGCTGGCCGGCGACGGCGAGGACTTCTACGCCGTCGAGGCCAAATCCTCCGCCGGCGACCCCATCTACCTCGACGGCGAGGAGGTCGAGGCGCTGCTCTTTTTCTCGCGGAACTTCGGCGCCAAACCCCGCATCGGCGTCCGCTTCGACCGCGAGGACTGGTACTTCTTCCACCCCGGTGACGAGGCCGTCCACGTCACCGACGGCGGCAACTACCGCGTCAAGAAGGAGACCGCGCTGGCCCACGGCGTCGACTTCGACGAACTCGTCGGCCACTCCGAGAAGGTCACCCTGGAGGAAGTCGCCGACGACGGTCCCGACCAGGGTACCCTCGACGTCCTCTCGGCGTTCGAACGCGGCGACCTCTCGAAAGAAGAGGCCGCGGAGATGCTGTAATTCGGGTTCACCCCTGAACGGTGGCGCGGGCGCGGTCGAGAAGATACACGAGCCCACCGACCCAACCGACGAACTGAAACACGTTGGCCAGTGCGAGGCCAGCGCCGCCGCCGAGCACGAACAGTCCGACGAGGACGACGATCACCACCTCCGGTTCCACGACCGGGGAACTCCGACCAATCCATGACAGACTGTCGGACAGCTGACTCATAGTGGTGGCGATGGTGCTACGGGAGGCGTCGTGGGCGGGTGCGGAGTCGAAGCGGACGCCGGGGCCGTCGGTCGCTGCCCTGCAGCCGGACTCCTGCGGAAATATTCGATTTCAGGCCGTGACGCGCTCGCGCAGCCGCCGGTCGACGACCGCCGCGTCGTCGACCCGCTCCAGCCGCGACAGGGGGAACGAGTACCGGCGCGGCGACTCCCGGCGGGCGAGGTCGCCCAGATACACCGCCTCGACGACGAGGTCGTCGGTGGGGTACCCCTCGTTGGTGGCGTAGTCGGCGACGGTCTCGCCGACGCCCTCGATGACGACCCCGTCGGCGCGGGCGGGCGTGACGCGGGCGACGACGAGGCGGTCGTCGGTCTCGCGGTCGCTGACGACGTCGCCGGGTTCGAGTCGGCAGGCGGGACAGAGGTCGGGCGGCCCCACGCGTTCGGGGACGAACGTTTCGATCCCGCAGGCGTCGCAGACGGCCGCGCGTTTGCCCGGTGCGGGTACGCGTCGGACGGTGATCTCGATGCCGACGCGACGGAGGTGTTTGCAGTGCTCGCCGCGGATCTGGTAGTCGGGGCAGGTACAGGTGCCCGCGGGGAGGTCGACGACGTAGGTCGCGCCGCTCTGGCTGTCGACGGCGTAGCGGCCGCCGCCCAGCGGGCGGACGGCCATGCGCTCGGTCCAGGCGCGGGCGGCCCGCTCGTCGAGCCGCCGAACGTCCGGTGCGAGTGCGGTCTTCCTGACCTGGGGAGGGGTACGTGATTCGGACATAGGCGTTCGGACGCTGGTGTTTCTCGCGACTGCGTCCACTCGAAACGTAGGTTCCGAACGCACCTAAGTCCGTCGCGGGTATGGGCGTGTGAACCCGGCGGGTCGACGACGCCGACGCGTTGGCGGCCGGTCGGGGGTCGGTGAACGCGCGCTTCGAAGCGCTTTTGCCCGGGCCGGGGAAAGCCACGGCCATGGAAATCGACCGGAAGTTCGCCGTCGAACTCGGGATCTCGGCGGCCTCGGTCGTCTTGTTCGTCGGTGCGGCCTACGTCGTCAGCTCCAACTACGCCGACCCCGGCAACGCCACCGGGAACGGCTCGGCCGCGCCCGTGCTCCAGCCCGACGGCGGGCTCGTCATGGTCGGTGTCGTCGGCCTGTTCGTCCTCATCATGGCCGTCGCCGGACTGATCCTGTACCGGGCGAACTTCGACGAGGAGTAGCCGCCACCACCGCTCGGGCACCGGTCAGGCTTCGGCGTCTTCGGCGTCCGCAGCGTCTCCGTCTCCGTCTTCGGCCGCTCCGTGCTCGGCGTCTTCGCTCTCTCCGTCCCCGTCGTCACCGTCCTCGTGCGCTTCCCGCCAGTCGGTCAGGTCGTCCTCCTCGGCCTCGTCGAGCTGATACTCGTAGTAGTTCAGCGGGTGGGACTCGTTGATCTCCTCCGTACAGATCTCGTCCTTGCCGATACAGTCGCCGTAGGACTGCATCGTCGCGCAGGCGGGCGGGGAGTAGTCCGTCGGGCTGGTCGCGCCGCGGATGTGGTCGACCTGGTAGCGAGTGGCCTCCTCGCCGAAGCCCGGGTTGACCTCGAAGATGTCGACGATCTCGTCGGTCGTCATGCCGATGCTGGTCAGGAAGGAAGCGATGGCGAACCGCGAGTGATGTTCGAGGTGCTCGCCCTGCTGAACCTTGTCGAGGAGGTGTTTCATACAAGGTGGGAACAGCTCGGGGACGACGGTGTCGATGTCGCGGGTGAGATCCAGCTCGGAGAGCCGCTGGCGGAGTTCCTCGGCTTGCTCGGTGAGTTCGTCGGCGATGGCGTCGGGCACCGAGAGGGGGAGGCCGTCGTCGACACGGTGGCGGACGGCCTGGCGTAGGAGCGCGACCAGTTCCTCGCCGTCGATCAGGACCTCGCCGTCGGACAGGGGTCGGTTGACCAGCCGCCACTCGTCGCCTCGCTGGTCGGCGGCGAGGTCGAGGTACGTGCCCACCTCGACGCGGAACTCCCGGGAGGCGCCGTCACTGACGACGGCCGAGCCGTCGCCGACGGTCCCGTCGGCCGCCCGGATCGCCCCGGAGAGGTCGAACTCCGCGAGCAACTCGGAGAGCGTGAGCCGGGGCGTGCTGGCGGATTTGAACTCCGTGGTGTCGGCGAAGTCGGCGGTGAAGCGCTCGCGGGCGGCAGTGGCTTCGGCCTGGGCGTACTTGCGCGTCAGCACGTGCTCGTCGACGAGCGAGACGAGCACGCGCGCGACCGGGTAGGAGAGCAGTTCGATCCGGTCGACGTCGTGGCCGTCGCCGACCGTGCCGTCCTCCAACGCCCAGACCACGCGCTCGACCCCCCGTTCGACGACGGCGGCGTCGTCGGCGACGACGGCCGCCAGGTCGACGCCGGCCTCGCCGACGGCCTGTCGCGACTCCCCCCGCCAGGGGTACCGGGCGTGGATGGGCTCGATTCGCATCGACCGCTCGTTGTTCCTACCGTCGAATAAAGCCGACGGTCAGCGGACCGGCGTCGCCACTGGCCGGCGCCAGCACCCGAGGAGACGATCGGTGGCTACCGCTCGCGAACCCGCCCCGCGCGCATCTCGACGTATCGCTTCGGCCAGGTCCGAACGTGACCCTGTACCCGCGCCAGCGCGCGCGCCAGCGTCGTCCTCGCGGTCCGTCCCGTGCGTGACTCTCTCGACGGTCGATCCCTGAGACTCATCACACGATCGTGGTACTGCGTGTCTATCATAAAAGTTGGTGTCTTAGTCCGACGACGGCGCCGCTCGCGTCGCTGTCGGCGGTGTCGACCGTCGAGAAAACGAGCGAGCCGCGCGCTCAGTCCCGGTGGAGCGCGCGCAGTTCCTCGGCGACGGCCTCGCTGTCGTCGGCGTCGCCCTGGACGGCGCGCTTGTAGCGCTGGTACTCGCTGCGGGTGACGTGGATCTCCTCGGTCTCGCCCTGGCGGGTGACTTCCAGGCGGACGGTCCCCTGAGGGTTGTTGCGGAGCTTGAACGAGGCGACGGCCGAGAGGACGAACCACAGCGCGACGCTCCCGCCGACGAAATAGAGCATCGCGGTCGGGAAGGCCATCGAGTCGCTGGCCTCGACCCACCGCTGGGGGTAGACCCGCCAGTACATGACGACGCCCGCCACGGTGACGGCGGCGCCGGCGAGCGCGCCGAATCGCTCGCGGCGGCTGGCCGGCAGGACGGCGACGACGCCGACGAACATCGCCGGGATCCCCAGCCCGGCGAGGACGCCCGCGACGCGACGGGCGTCGGTCGTGCTCGTCGCGTCGAAGACGGCGGCCAGGTCCGTCGTCAACACGAGGATCGCGCTCACGACGGCCAGCGCACCGACGACGAACAGACCGCCGCCCGCCGACACGCGCCGCGGGTCGCGCCCGGTCCACTCCCCGCGGTCGTACGCCTCCGAGAGACTGGGCATGACCGACCGTTGTCGCCCGTCCTACAAAACTACCCGTCAGACGCACGCACGACGCCGCCCGCGGTGGAGCGCGACACCGACCCGCGGCTCTCGCTTCCCGGACGGTCGGCGAGGCCGCTTGCGCTCGACCCGGCCGGGTCCGAACGTGGAGTGGGAGGGGCCACCACGCGGTAGAAAACGGTTTAGGGCGCTGGCGACGATGCGGAGGTATGAGCCAGCAGGAACCGGGATCACCCGAGGGCGCGAGCGGAGTGGCCGACGACAAGCCCGACGACCTCCCGAGTAGCGAGGTCACGAAGGGTGCCGAGCACGCGCCCCACCGCGCGATGTTCCGCGCGATGGGCTATGACGACGAGGATCTGTCTTCACCGATGGTCGGCGTCGCCAACCCGGCCGCCGACATCACACCGTGTAACGTCCACCTCGACGACCTCGCCGACGAGGCCTACGAGGGCGTCGACGACAGCGGCGGCATGCCGATCGAGTTCGGCACGATCACCATCTCCGACGCCATCTCCATGGGCACGGAGGGGATGAAGGCCTCGCTCATCTCCCGAGAGGTCATCGCCGACTCCGTGGAACTGGTGAGCTTCGGCGAGCGCATGGACGGGCTCGTCGTCATCGGCGGCTGCGACAAGAACATGCCCGGGATGATGATGGCCGCTATCCGCACGGACCTGCCGAGCGTCTTCCTCTACGGCGGGTCGATCATGCCCGGCGAGCACGACGGCCGCGAGATCACCATCCAGAACGTCTTCGAGGGCGTCGGCGCCGTCGCCGACGGCGACATGACCGAGGACGAACTCTACGAGATGGAACGGCAAGCTTGCCCCGGCGCCGGGTCCTGCGGCGGGATGTTCACCGCCAACACCATGGCGTCGATCTCCGAGGCGATCGGCTTCGCCCCCCTGGGCAGCGCGAGCCCGCCGGCGGAGGACGAGAGCCGCTACGAGGAAGCCCGCCGAGCCGGCGAACTCGCGACCGAGGTCGTCGAGGCCCGGCGCACCCCGTCCGACTTCCTCACGCGCGAATCGTTCGAGAACGCGATCGCTCTGCAGGTCGCGGTGGGCGGTTCCACGAACGCCGTCCTGCATCTGCTCGCGATGGCCGCCGAGGCCGGCGTCGACCTCGACATCGAGGACTTCAACGAGATCAGCAAGCGAACGCCGAAGATCGCCGACCTGCAGCCCGGCGGCGAGAAAGTGATGAACGACCTCCACGAGGTCGGCGGCGTCCCGGTCGTCCTGAACGCGCTGTACGAGGCGGATCTCCTGCACGGCGACGCGCTGACCGTGACCGGCGAGACGATGGGCGAGGCGCTGGAAGCCTACGACCCGCCCGCCATCGAGGACGTCGAGGCCGACTACCTCTACACGGTCGACGAGCCCAAAAACGAGCAGGGCGCCATCCGCATCCTGACGGGCAACCTCGCGCCCGAGGGCGCGGTCATCAAGATCTCCGGCGAGGAGTACCGCCGCCACGAGGGGCCGGTCCGGATCTTCGACGAGGAGAGCGAGGCGATGAAGTACGTTCAGGAAGGGGAGGTCGACTCGGGCGACGTGATCGGCATCCGCAACGAGGGGCCGCGCGGCGGTCCGGGCATGCGCGAGATGCTCGGCGTCACGAGCGCCGTGGCCGGCCAGGGTCACGCCGACGACGTGGCGCTCTTTACCGACGGGCGCTTCTCCGGGGCGACCCGCGGGTTCTCCATCGGTCACGTCGCTCCGGAAGCGTTCGTCGGCGGTCCGATCGCCGCGCTGGAGGACGGCGACACCATCACCATCGACGTCGACGAGCTCGAACTCTCCGTCGACCTCGGCGACGAGGAGATCGAGGCGCGCCTCGAAGACTACGAGCCCGAACCGAACTACGAGTCGGGCGTGCTCGCCAAGTACCACCGCGACTTCGGCTCGGCCGCCAACGGTGCGGTCACCAACCCCGGCGCCAAGTGGGACTAGTCGCCGCCGAGCGAAGCGGTTCCTCGGCCGCGAGCGGAGTGAGCGGGCGCTTTTTCCCCACGTTTCTGTCGACGGATACCACGTGGGAATCTTTCACCGCGACTTCGGCTCGGCCGCCAACGGCGTCTCCGTGAGCGAAGCGAACGGAGGCTCGGAAGGCGAGCCACGCGAGCCTTCCGGCGCGGTCACCAACCCCGGCGCCAAGTGGGAGTAGGACGACTGTCCGGGGGCCCGCGGCCACCGGCTCTCCGGGCCGAGCTGAGCGAGCCCCGTTTTTTGCCCCGTCTTTTTGCGTCGAGGGTATCCGCAGCGAGTGGGAACGACCGGCGGGAGTGGCCAGTCTTCGCCCCATCTCTTTCGACCAGTGGGACCAGCCGAGATCGCCCGACGCTTCGATCCCCCACCGCCGTGTCGACCCCAGATGTACCCGACCGGTTTCACCCGTCCGAGATATCAAGCCGAAACTATATTTATCAGTGATAGTACGGACATCATTGTACGGCCATCTGATGGGTCGTGCGAGCCGACGATTAATTTCACCGATGATAGCTGGCGACACAAGGCATATGCGACAGGGGGCCCTAGCAAGGGTATTGGCGGTCACGTATCGGGTCGACCGGCGTCGTCAATCAAGTACGACACATGAGAGACGAAAAGCGGGGGGACGGAAATGATAGTGACGACACAGATAGCAACGAGTCCGAGGCCGTCGCGTTCGACCACTACGACTGGGACGGAGAGGATTCGCCCAGCATCGCGGTCGCGGAGGCCGTCGCAGCAGTCACGAACCGGAGCGTGACGGCACTTCCGCCGGTACAGGAGGTGGTCGACGCGGACGCGCTGGACATGCTCGTCCGCTCGGGCGACCCGCTGGCGGTCAGGGTCACCATCGACTACGCGGGGACCGACGTGACGATCACGGGCGACGGTCGGATACGGGTCAGACCCGACTCGGAGTGAGTTACTCCCGACAGGCTTCGAGCAACTGCCTGGCGTGGCGTACGTGGAAGTTCTTCTCCTCGGTGTCGTCGGTGTCGAGCGCGCGCTTGAGGTGGACGTCTATCCGTTCGACCGAGTCCGGGTCGAGCGTCCCCAGTGGTGGCCCCTCCGTCGCCCCCGAGGTGCCGTGCGTGTCTCCCGTCATTGGTCCGTGCTATCCGGTAGCTCACGGAGCCTCGGCTTATAGGTTCCGGTATTGACACGTGTGGCGGGACCAGTTCGGCGACGACGAGTGCTCGAAGGTGACCGGCCCTCAGAGGCGGTCGGCGACGGCAGGGGCGGCGCTGACGGCGCTGACCGGCCGTTCGATGGTGTCGGTACCGAAGATTGCGGTCGTTCCGGCGCGTTCGAGTTTCGTCCGGGCGTCGGCGGCGAGCATCGGGTGGACGCAGGTGACGAACACGCGGGCGGCGCCGCGGTCGGTGAGGACGGCGATGGATTCGCTCATGGTCGACCCCGTGGCGACGATGTCGTCGACCAGCACCACGTCGCGGTCGGCGACCGCTGCGTCGCTCGGTTCGATCGCGACCTCGCCGGTGTCGTAGTCCCGTTCCTTCTCGAAGTAGTCGGTCGCGCCGCGGCCGTAGGCGTCGCGAGTCGTCGCCGCCAGGTCGATGGCCCCCTCGTCGGGCGAGAGAAAGAGCGGGTCGGCCAGCCCGTCGGGCAGCGGGTCGGCCAGGCGGCCGGCGGCGTCGACGGGCTCGGTGGGGACGGTGAAGAAGTCACAGACCGCGGTCTCGTGGGGGTTGACCGTGAGGACGCGGTCGGTCCCCGTCGAGATAGCGCGGGCGACGGCGCGGGCAGAGACGGGTTCGCCCTCGGAGAACGCCCGGTCCTGACGGGCGTAGCCCATGTAGGGGACGACGGTGGTCACCTCGCTCGCGCCGGCCTCGCGGACGGCGTCCTGGAGCTGGAGCAGTTCGACGTGGGCGTCGCCCGAGACGGTCGACCCGACGACGACGGCCTCCTCGGCCGCGAACTCGGCGAGCGTGGCCTGGAGTTCACCGTCGGGGAAGCGGTCGTACTCGACGGCGGCCAGGTCCCGACCCGTCGCGTCGGCCAGTGCAGCCGCAAACCCCTGTGACGTGGACCCGCTGACGATCATGTGCGGGCCCGACGCGTTCACCGGTAAACACCGTT
This DNA window, taken from Halosimplex litoreum, encodes the following:
- a CDS encoding HalOD1 output domain-containing protein, whose product is MRDEKRGDGNDSDDTDSNESEAVAFDHYDWDGEDSPSIAVAEAVAAVTNRSVTALPPVQEVVDADALDMLVRSGDPLAVRVTIDYAGTDVTITGDGRIRVRPDSE
- the prs gene encoding ribose-phosphate diphosphokinase; translation: MIVSGSTSQGFAAALADATGRDLAAVEYDRFPDGELQATLAEFAAEEAVVVGSTVSGDAHVELLQLQDAVREAGASEVTTVVPYMGYARQDRAFSEGEPVSARAVARAISTGTDRVLTVNPHETAVCDFFTVPTEPVDAAGRLADPLPDGLADPLFLSPDEGAIDLAATTRDAYGRGATDYFEKERDYDTGEVAIEPSDAAVADRDVVLVDDIVATGSTMSESIAVLTDRGAARVFVTCVHPMLAADARTKLERAGTTAIFGTDTIERPVSAVSAAPAVADRL